One region of Miscanthus floridulus cultivar M001 chromosome 19, ASM1932011v1, whole genome shotgun sequence genomic DNA includes:
- the LOC136527160 gene encoding probable polygalacturonase, with translation MALRTLDLDAPPLLHILRSLCLLVLAASAAVSGRHHAPSPAHGTGQSMYLAPACRAHTASLADFGGVGDGTTSNTAAFRSAVDHLSQYSGEDGGGAMLYVPAGKWLTGPFNLTSHFTLFLHSDAVILASQDINEWPIIDPLPSYGRGRDKIGGRFASLIGGSNLTDVVITGNNGTIDGQGAMWWSKFHKNQLKYTRGYLIELMHSETIYISNLTLLNSPAWNIHPVYSSNIVVQGITILAPTNSPNTDGINPDSCSHVRIEDCYIVSGDDCVAIKSGWDEYGISYGMPSQHIVIRRLTCVSPTSAVIALGSEMSGGIQDVRAEDITAINTESAVRIKTAVGRGAYVKDVFVRGMTLTTMKRVFWMTGNYKSHPDDKYDPNAIPVVDNISYQDVVATGVYKEAARLEGIQGAPFRGICVANVTAELSKSRKYPWTCADVEGVSVNVSPAPCEPLQGTHDGACPFPTDTLPIDQVTVQQCAYDVPGGGN, from the exons ATGGCGCTGCGAACGCTCGACCTCGACGCGCCGCCGCTCCTCCAT ATTCTGCGCTCGCTATGCCTCCTCGTCCTCGCCGCGTCGGCGGCGGTGTCGGGGCGCCACCACGCGCCCTCCCCGGCGCACGGCACTGGGCAGAGCATGTACCTGGCGCCGGCCTGCCGGGCGCACACGGCGTCGCTCGCGGACTTCGGCGGCGTCGGCGACGGCACCACCTCCAACACCGCGGCGTTCCGCTCCGCGGTGGACCACCTGTCGCAGTACTCcggcgaggacggcggcggcgccatgctGTACGTGCCCGCCGGGAAGTGGCTCACGGGGCCATTCAACCTCACCAGCCACTTCACCCTCTTCCTCCACAGCGACGCCGTCATCCTCGCCTCCCAG GACATAAACGAATGGCCGATCATTGATCCCCTGCCTTCGTATGGAAGAGGGAGGGATAAAATTGGAGGAAGATTCGCTAGCCTCATCGGTGGATCAAACCTGACCGATGTAGTCATTACTG GTAACAACGGCACAATCGATGGACAGGGTGCGATGTGGTGGTCGAAATTCCACAAGAACCAGCTCAAGTACACGCGCGGGTACCTGATCGAGCTGATGCACTCGGAGACCATCTACATCTCCAACCTGACGCTGCTCAACTCGCCGGCGTGGAACATCCATCCGGTCTACAGCAG CAACATCGTGGTGCAAGGCATCACCATCCTGGCGCCGACGAACTCGCCCAACACTGACGGCATCAACCCTG ACTCTTGCTCGCACGTCCGGATCGAGGACTGCTACATTGTGTCCGGCGACGACTGCGTGGCGATCAAGAGCGGTTGGGACGAGTACGGCATCTCGTACGGGATGCCGAGCCAGCACATCGTGATCCGTCGGCTGACGTGCGTGTCCCCGACGAGCGCGGTGATCGCGCTGGGCAGCGAGATGTCGGGCGGCATCCAGGACGTGCGCGCGGAGGACATCACGGCGATCAACACCGAGTCCGCCGTGCGCATCAAGACCGCCGTGGGCCGGGGCGCGTACGTGAAGGACGTGTTCGTGCGGGGGATGACGCTCACCACCATGAAGCGGGTGTTCTGGATGACGGGCAACTACAAGTCCCACCCGGACGACAAGTACGACCCCAACGCCATCCCCGTTGTGGACAACATCAGCTACCAGGACGTGGTGGCCACGGGGGTGTACAAGGAGGCGGCGCGGCTCGAGGGCATCCAGGGCGCGCCGTTCCGGGGCATCTGCGTCGCCAACGTCACCGCCGAGCTGTCCAAGTCCAGGAAGTACCCCTGGACGTGCGCCGACGTCGAGGGCGTGTCGGTTAACGTCAGCCCGGCGCCGTGCGAGCCGCTCCAGGGCACGCACGACGGCGCCTGCCCGTTCCCGACCGACACGCTGCCCATCGACCAGGTCACCGTGCAGCAGTGCGCCTACGACGTCCCCGGCGGCGGCAACTAG